TTTGGAAAGAGTGGTTCAGATTCGAATCTTTTAGATGATTATCTTTCTGGGGTGCAATTTCTGAATAGAAATTTTGATTGTTGTTATTTAGTCGATGATATTAAAAGCAGAATTACTTGCCAAACGATAGAAAAAGTCAGAGATTTGTTTCAGAGTGTGAAAGATGAAGATTGGAAGAAAGAGGAGATTATTTCTTGGTCTTACGAGTATTTCAATGAAGACAACCTCAAGCGCCCCAAAGGAGGTTCAAGCAAAGACAGCCTCACGGCGAGTAAGGATTTAAAGGGTAAAAATGGTGTTATTTCACAGTTTTATACACCAAAATGGATAGTTGATTATTTGGTGGAAAATACGTTGGGGAAGTATTACGGAAGAAACGGCCTCACGGCAAATGAGGAGAGCAGCCTTAAGCGCCCCGAAGTGGGTTCAAGGAAAAACGGCCTCACGGCACACAAGGAAGACAGCCTCACGGCAGGTGATGAGAAGGGTTTGGACATTGAGGATGTTAAGATTATTGACCCCGCTTGTGGATGTGGGAACTTTGTTATAGGGGTTTACGATAAGTTGAGAGAGATGTATCAAAATAAAGGTTACGATGATGCTTTGATTCCAAAACTTATAATTACTAAGAATTTATACGGTATAGATATCGATGAGAACGCTGTTGAAATTACAAATTTGTTGTTGAGATTGAAGGCTTTGGAGGATGGAGCTTATGAGAAGTTTGAAACAAACATAGTAGCTGTTCCGAAAGAAAACAGCCTCACGGCACATAAGGAAAACAGCCTCACGGCAAATGAGGAAGGGCAGAATGAGTATTTGAAGAAGTTTGAAAAGATTGGGAGCTTAATGAGAAGAGAGGATGTTTTAAGTTTAAGGGAAACAGCCTCACGGCAAATAAAGGAAACAGGTATAAACGATGATCGATTGAAGAAAGCTTTGGATATTCTTTCTTTGAAATACGATATTGTTTTGACTAACCCTCCTTATTTGGATTCTTCTGATTATGATTTTGAATTGAAGAGGTACATAAACGAGGATTATAGTGAGTTTAAAAAAAATCTGTACGCCTGCTTTATTAAAAAGAGTTGCGAATTGGTGAAGATGGATGGATTTGTTGGTATGATTACCCCTCAAACCTTTATGTTTATTGGGAGCTATGAGAAGACAAGACGATTCATATTAGATAACTTTCAGATAGAGAGATTGGTTCATTTTGGCCTTGGAGGGGTGTTTGATAACGCTTTAGTGGACACAGCGATGTTTGTTTTGAGAAGAGCTGAAGACAGTCTCAAGCGCCCCGAAGGGGGTTCAAGGAAAGCCAGTCTCAAGCGCCCCGAAGGGGGTTCAAGGAAAGACGCCCTCACGGCAGGGAGTAAAAACAGCCTCACGGCAAGTGAGGAGGGGAGTTTGGGTGAATATATAAACTTGACCTCTTTTAACGGGAAAGATTCTAAGAAACGGGCTTTATTTTCTATTTGGAAAGACAGCCTCACGGCAAGTGAGGAAAAGAAGAGAGAGAATTATCTTTCTAAGTATGTTTTTAGGGTTGATAAGAACGTTTTTACCAAGGTTCCGAGGTTTCCTTTCATTTATTGGGTGGATTCAGACGTTGTACGTACCTTTGAAAACGAGCCGTTAGAAAAGTTTGCCGATGCACGACAGGGGATAGCTACTGGGGATAACAACAGGTTTTTGAGGTACTTTTGGGAAGTTAGAAGAGAGGATATTAAAGATGGAAAGAAATGGGTCCCATATGCCAAAGGTGGACCTTACAATAAATGGTATGGTAATTTGTGGTGGGTTATAGCCTTCGATGAAGAGAATTATAATCTATTGTCAAAAATGGGGAACTATCTTCCAAATAGAAAGTACTATTTCAAAAAGGGAATAACTTACACGATGACAACCTCGAAAGGGGCAACTTTTAGATACCTTCCTTCCGGGTTCTTGTTCGATTGTAAGGGTAGTAGTTTGTTTTTTTCAAAAGATGAAG
This DNA window, taken from Petrotoga miotherma DSM 10691, encodes the following:
- a CDS encoding Eco57I restriction-modification methylase domain-containing protein, producing the protein MNRSVKKMSLELKSILQKEVINEEDSLKRPEGGSRKDSLAADEERVLLDVFLSFIILRVLQAKRNSLTANKEGSLKRPEEGSRKDSLTANMEGDLQLFGKSGSDSNLLDDYLSGVQFLNRNFDCCYLVDDIKSRITCQTIEKVRDLFQSVKDEDWKKEEIISWSYEYFNEDNLKRPKGGSSKDSLTASKDLKGKNGVISQFYTPKWIVDYLVENTLGKYYGRNGLTANEESSLKRPEVGSRKNGLTAHKEDSLTAGDEKGLDIEDVKIIDPACGCGNFVIGVYDKLREMYQNKGYDDALIPKLIITKNLYGIDIDENAVEITNLLLRLKALEDGAYEKFETNIVAVPKENSLTAHKENSLTANEEGQNEYLKKFEKIGSLMRREDVLSLRETASRQIKETGINDDRLKKALDILSLKYDIVLTNPPYLDSSDYDFELKRYINEDYSEFKKNLYACFIKKSCELVKMDGFVGMITPQTFMFIGSYEKTRRFILDNFQIERLVHFGLGGVFDNALVDTAMFVLRRAEDSLKRPEGGSRKASLKRPEGGSRKDALTAGSKNSLTASEEGSLGEYINLTSFNGKDSKKRALFSIWKDSLTASEEKKRENYLSKYVFRVDKNVFTKVPRFPFIYWVDSDVVRTFENEPLEKFADARQGIATGDNNRFLRYFWEVRREDIKDGKKWVPYAKGGPYNKWYGNLWWVIAFDEENYNLLSKMGNYLPNRKYYFKKGITYTMTTSKGATFRYLPSGFLFDCKGSSLFFSKDEDIFRFLGLLNSSLFSYLESFIAGSVDLEVGDLKKLPVPQGLFEDSSETQALEALARLNVAIKKQNTEIYPNELHFNEVSIDSVSKFYGFIERKNALDTYLLLSEGLIDILVMKLYSLKERNFEEIYKTVGIPTAFFPFAGDKGVKGLPPLKELLKSQYLNEFGLKQTELVKIEKLIGEFYDNKIKTLSHLLPFDEGITNYHRREPYDNYVERNAEESSQNPVMVYNNMGSQEEILKKLGFITIDNGIQRYLLNEDTGFIPFGFSIDEENRLLSTLFKEHSELERIVKKELRGYVFKDYLKLHKKFYKDRPIVWKLGNRDRGFLVHYHNLNEKTKSNILSFLRKRIKETALRQMRNENKSLRELMKIIESKNFELNIDDGVAKNSAIF